The following are encoded in a window of Arcobacter sp. F2176 genomic DNA:
- the aroQ gene encoding type II 3-dehydroquinate dehydratase, producing the protein MKIAVIQGPNINMLGVREQHIYGPMTLDQIHQGMKDQASQNGIELEFFQSNLEGEIVDKIQECLGEFDGIIINPAAYTHTSIAIRDALSAVNLPTVEVHISNIYKREEFRQKSITAASSTGVIAGFGPFGYHLALISLGQIISEVKAMEKARAEQVAAKA; encoded by the coding sequence ATGAAAATTGCGGTAATTCAAGGTCCAAACATAAATATGCTAGGTGTAAGAGAACAACACATATATGGACCTATGACTTTAGACCAAATTCATCAAGGTATGAAAGATCAAGCTTCTCAAAATGGAATAGAATTAGAATTTTTTCAATCAAACTTAGAAGGTGAAATCGTAGATAAAATTCAAGAGTGTTTAGGTGAGTTTGATGGTATTATTATAAATCCAGCAGCTTATACTCATACTTCAATTGCTATTAGAGATGCTCTATCAGCTGTAAATTTACCAACAGTTGAAGTACATATTTCAAATATATATAAAAGAGAAGAGTTTAGACAAAAGTCAATTACTGCTGCTAGTAGCACAGGTGTTATAGCTGGGTTTGGACCATTTGGTTATCACTTAGCACTTATTTCATTAGGTCAAATTATTAGTGAAGTAAAAGCTATGGAAAAAGCAAGAGCAGAACAAGTGGCTGCTAAAGCGTAA
- a CDS encoding metal-dependent hydrolase, which translates to MKILKASWLICVDENSTIIKDGAILFDKKIKDFGEIESLKAKYKDLEVEDLGDNTVLMPGLINSHIHLEFSSNSTSLSYGNFMSWLNSVIINREALIEKSNTKLINTKLEEMLKGGTTTIGAISSYGFEIEACKKSPINTVLFSEVIGSKADMIDTLFSDFKARLESVKKNSSENFIPAIAIHSPYSVHPFLVREALRLAREENLCVSAHFLESVEEFDWLHKDEGSFLEFFKNFLGQEKSATKPMEFLRQFSGIKNLSFTHCVEASNDDLAKIKELGAVINHCPTSNRVLNNKRLKIESLDGINYSIGTDGLSSNNSLQMFDELRNALMIHTNLNINELSADLIKAATLNGAKALGLNKGRIKQGSDADIIVCKLPDEVKNEKELCTQVILHTKEVQDVYINGEKHV; encoded by the coding sequence ATGAAAATATTAAAAGCTTCTTGGCTTATATGTGTCGATGAAAATAGCACTATCATAAAAGATGGTGCTATTTTATTCGACAAAAAAATTAAAGATTTTGGAGAAATAGAGTCTTTAAAAGCTAAATATAAAGATTTAGAAGTAGAAGACTTAGGTGATAATACAGTTTTAATGCCAGGTCTTATTAACTCACATATTCATTTAGAATTCTCTTCAAATAGCACAAGTTTATCTTACGGAAACTTCATGTCATGGTTAAACTCTGTTATTATAAATAGAGAAGCTTTGATAGAAAAAAGTAATACAAAACTTATAAACACAAAACTTGAAGAGATGCTAAAAGGTGGAACTACTACAATAGGTGCTATTAGTTCATATGGTTTTGAAATAGAAGCTTGTAAAAAATCGCCAATAAATACTGTTTTATTTTCTGAGGTAATTGGAAGTAAAGCAGATATGATTGATACACTTTTTTCTGATTTTAAAGCTAGATTAGAAAGTGTTAAAAAAAATAGTTCCGAAAATTTTATACCAGCTATTGCTATACATTCACCTTATTCTGTACATCCTTTTTTAGTTAGAGAAGCTTTAAGACTTGCAAGAGAAGAGAATTTATGTGTTAGTGCACATTTTTTAGAATCAGTTGAAGAGTTTGATTGGTTACATAAAGATGAAGGAAGTTTTTTAGAGTTTTTTAAAAACTTTTTAGGACAAGAAAAAAGTGCAACAAAACCTATGGAATTTTTACGACAATTTTCTGGCATAAAAAATTTATCTTTTACGCATTGTGTGGAAGCTAGCAATGATGATTTAGCAAAAATTAAAGAACTAGGTGCTGTGATTAATCACTGCCCCACCTCAAATAGAGTTTTGAATAACAAAAGACTTAAAATAGAAAGTTTAGATGGAATAAATTATTCTATTGGAACTGATGGACTTAGTTCAAATAACTCTTTACAAATGTTTGATGAACTTAGAAATGCTCTTATGATACATACAAATTTAAATATAAATGAACTATCAGCTGATTTAATAAAAGCTGCAACTCTAAATGGTGCAAAAGCTTTAGGACTAAATAAAGGTAGAATAAAACAGGGCAGTGATGCAGATATAATTGTATGCAAACTTCCAGATGAAGTTAAAAATGAAAAAGAACTTTGTACACAAGTTATTTTACATACAAAAGAAGTACAAGATGTCTATATAAATGGAGAAAAACATGTTTAA
- the sppA gene encoding signal peptide peptidase SppA has product MFNFFKTIFTPIIAILDFITKYFKTIVFLTIIYFIVSSNSTSGLSSVEDNTNLQKIELAGPILNVDKVLDEINKAKTNPNIKGVLLVVNSPGGSVAPSVELAYAIKELRAVKPVVAYASGVMASGSYYASIWANKIIANPGSMVGSIGVIFQGANVEELMNKIGVSTQTIKAGKYKEAGTFSREWNENEKEELESVISDTYDMFITDVANARKLKKQDNEKYANAHIFTARQAKKVGLIDEVGTISIAKNELYKISKVRNPVWNKQDKFDKFIDRIVSETVTNFSLRFNDGLKAY; this is encoded by the coding sequence ATGTTTAATTTTTTTAAGACGATTTTTACACCAATAATTGCTATTTTAGATTTTATAACAAAATATTTTAAAACAATAGTATTTTTAACTATTATTTATTTTATTGTAAGTTCAAATAGTACTTCGGGATTAAGTTCAGTTGAAGATAATACAAACTTACAAAAAATAGAATTAGCTGGTCCAATTTTAAATGTTGATAAAGTTTTAGATGAAATAAATAAAGCTAAAACAAATCCAAACATAAAAGGGGTTTTATTAGTAGTTAATTCTCCTGGTGGCTCAGTAGCTCCTTCTGTTGAGTTAGCTTATGCAATAAAAGAGCTAAGAGCAGTGAAACCAGTAGTTGCTTATGCAAGTGGTGTGATGGCTAGTGGAAGTTATTATGCATCTATTTGGGCGAATAAAATTATTGCAAATCCTGGAAGTATGGTTGGATCTATTGGAGTTATATTCCAAGGTGCAAATGTTGAAGAACTAATGAATAAAATTGGTGTTTCTACTCAAACTATCAAAGCTGGAAAATATAAAGAAGCTGGTACTTTCTCAAGAGAATGGAATGAAAATGAAAAAGAGGAATTAGAATCAGTTATATCAGATACTTATGATATGTTTATAACAGATGTTGCAAATGCTAGAAAACTAAAAAAACAAGATAATGAAAAATATGCAAATGCACATATTTTTACAGCAAGACAAGCTAAGAAAGTAGGGCTAATTGATGAGGTTGGAACTATTAGTATTGCTAAAAATGAACTTTATAAAATATCAAAAGTTAGAAATCCTGTTTGGAATAAACAAGATAAATTTGATAAATTCATTGATAGAATAGTTAGTGAAACTGTGACAAACTTTTCATTGAGATTCAATGACGGTTTAAAAGCCTATTAA
- a CDS encoding acetate/propionate family kinase, with protein MLVFILNAGSSSLKYQLMNPIIKKVFASGICERIGIDGVLKHEYGDDKELKLEISMPTHKEAIEAVLSTLTSGEGKVIDSINDIEAIGHRAVHGGEEFSASILVNDRVIETMKKLIPLAPLHNPANILGMEICQELMPGKPNVAVFDTAFHQTMPDYAYMYALPYDQYTKHGIRKYGFHGTSHFFVSNEARQMLDRKHNTRIIVCHLGNGSSVSAVHDGKCIDTSMGLTPVQGLMMGTRSGDVGAGALQFMMHQENMTIEEALDIMNKKSGILGISGKSSDLREVLEGMQNGDERCRLAVDMVAYNIKKYVGSYVAALDGVDALCFTGGIGENAALIREKVCAGLDAMGLVLDPVKNNKRSKTARDIATNGSASRIFVIPTNEEYVIANDTFKVVTESR; from the coding sequence ATGTTAGTATTCATCTTAAACGCAGGAAGTTCATCATTAAAGTATCAATTAATGAATCCAATTATAAAAAAGGTTTTTGCATCAGGTATTTGTGAAAGAATAGGAATTGATGGGGTTTTAAAACATGAGTATGGGGATGACAAAGAGTTAAAACTTGAAATTTCAATGCCAACACATAAAGAGGCTATTGAAGCTGTTTTATCAACTTTAACTTCGGGGGAAGGTAAAGTTATTGATTCAATCAATGATATTGAAGCAATAGGACATAGAGCAGTACATGGTGGAGAAGAATTCTCAGCTTCAATTTTAGTAAATGATAGAGTAATTGAGACAATGAAAAAACTTATTCCTCTTGCGCCATTACACAATCCTGCAAATATTTTAGGTATGGAGATTTGTCAAGAACTTATGCCTGGTAAACCAAATGTTGCAGTATTTGATACAGCATTCCACCAAACAATGCCAGATTATGCGTATATGTATGCACTTCCATATGATCAATATACTAAACATGGTATTAGAAAATATGGTTTCCATGGAACTAGTCACTTCTTTGTATCAAATGAAGCTAGACAAATGTTGGATAGAAAGCATAATACTAGAATCATCGTATGTCACTTAGGAAATGGCTCTTCTGTTTCTGCTGTTCATGATGGTAAGTGTATTGATACTTCTATGGGGCTTACTCCTGTTCAAGGTCTTATGATGGGTACAAGATCTGGAGATGTTGGTGCTGGGGCTTTACAATTTATGATGCATCAAGAAAATATGACAATAGAAGAAGCACTAGATATTATGAACAAAAAATCAGGTATTTTAGGGATTTCTGGAAAATCATCAGATCTTAGAGAAGTACTTGAAGGTATGCAAAATGGTGACGAAAGATGTAGATTAGCTGTTGATATGGTTGCATATAATATTAAAAAATATGTAGGTTCATATGTTGCAGCACTTGATGGAGTTGATGCATTATGTTTCACTGGTGGTATTGGTGAAAATGCAGCGCTAATCAGAGAAAAAGTTTGTGCAGGTCTTGATGCTATGGGATTAGTTTTAGACCCTGTTAAAAACAACAAAAGATCAAAAACAGCTAGAGATATAGCAACAAATGGTTCAGCCTCAAGAATCTTTGTAATTCCTACAAATGAAGAGTATGTAATAGCAAATGATACATTTAAAGTAGTTACTGAATCTAGATAA
- the pta gene encoding phosphate acetyltransferase, translating into MGLIDSIKSKAKEQLRTIVLPESEDERVLKATQQVLKDKTANVILIGNEDKIKADAKACGANIDGASIINPKSFNNLDKYVDELVLLRKSKGLTKEEAREIMTTEPRFFGCMMVRLGDADGLVAGSNSPTADVLRAAIQVIKTAPGINTVSSTFIMETADGKFGDDGLILFADCAVNPEPNAEQLADIASATAATAKSVVGLEPRVAMLSFSTKGSAKHPLVDKVQFACDILEERNVDFSFDGEMQADAAIIEAVGASKAPGSKVAGKANVLVFPDLQSGNIGYKLVQRFAGAAAHGPIVQGLNKPVNDLSRGCSVEDISNLVAITATQVVK; encoded by the coding sequence ATGGGTCTAATTGACAGTATTAAATCAAAAGCCAAAGAGCAATTAAGAACTATCGTTCTTCCAGAATCTGAAGATGAAAGAGTTCTAAAAGCAACACAGCAAGTTTTAAAAGATAAAACTGCTAATGTTATTTTAATTGGAAATGAGGATAAAATCAAAGCTGATGCAAAAGCATGTGGAGCAAATATTGACGGAGCTTCAATAATAAATCCAAAATCTTTTAACAATTTAGATAAATATGTAGATGAATTAGTTCTATTAAGAAAATCTAAGGGCTTAACTAAAGAAGAAGCAAGAGAAATCATGACAACTGAACCTAGATTTTTTGGTTGTATGATGGTAAGACTTGGAGATGCTGATGGTTTAGTTGCAGGTTCAAATTCTCCTACAGCAGATGTTTTAAGAGCTGCAATTCAAGTTATTAAAACAGCACCTGGAATAAACACTGTTTCTTCTACATTTATAATGGAAACTGCCGATGGAAAGTTCGGAGATGATGGTTTAATTTTATTTGCAGATTGTGCTGTAAACCCAGAGCCAAATGCTGAACAACTAGCAGATATTGCAAGTGCAACAGCAGCAACTGCAAAAAGTGTTGTTGGATTAGAACCAAGAGTTGCAATGTTGTCTTTTTCTACAAAAGGAAGTGCAAAACATCCTTTAGTTGATAAAGTTCAATTTGCATGTGATATTTTAGAAGAGAGAAATGTTGACTTCTCTTTTGATGGTGAAATGCAAGCAGATGCTGCGATAATTGAAGCGGTGGGGGCTTCAAAAGCACCAGGATCAAAAGTAGCAGGAAAAGCTAATGTTTTAGTATTCCCTGATTTACAATCTGGAAATATAGGATATAAACTAGTACAAAGATTTGCAGGGGCTGCAGCACATGGACCTATTGTTCAAGGTCTAAACAAACCAGTAAATGACCTATCAAGAGGTTGTTCAGTGGAAGATATATCAAATTTAGTAGCTATTACAGCAACTCAAGTAGTAAAATAA
- the cowN gene encoding N(2)-fixation sustaining protein CowN, translated as MSNFEIRVNESYESFKNIDCFENACVVIDNMLRVLENPKNMNIYWKKIVPMIPKAYYDRDPKSDTKEELLYLVCSNSFYLDELFEKAEDEQAINALNKCEQECC; from the coding sequence ATGTCTAATTTTGAAATAAGAGTAAACGAAAGCTATGAAAGCTTCAAAAATATTGATTGTTTTGAAAATGCTTGTGTAGTTATTGACAATATGTTAAGGGTTCTTGAAAATCCAAAAAATATGAATATTTATTGGAAAAAAATTGTGCCAATGATTCCTAAAGCATATTATGATAGGGATCCAAAATCTGACACAAAAGAAGAACTTTTGTATTTAGTTTGTTCTAATAGTTTTTATTTAGATGAACTTTTTGAAAAAGCAGAAGATGAACAAGCAATTAATGCATTAAATAAATGTGAACAAGAGTGTTGTTAA
- a CDS encoding AraC family transcriptional regulator produces the protein MAQVSSITFHYILKALEKSTLISIDEMLNQVNLSKNVLLKEDIKIDSSKLSDIFNYCMKKSGDYTLSLKIGSSITYHSLGILGYLLLNAKNLKEVIEKFDYYQKIISGFIKFHLIKDEQYYKMLIYINENPMIPVPNFHAEVHLSAIMAILNQIIGYKITPDLTSFSIGSLENIEKYKDIFGENIIFNKSENAILFKMDKLNIEINNSNPVMLEHFESQANNILETMQISTCYSKVKREILKNIGENEISIELIANRLHVSIRTLQYNLKAENKKFRDALLSVKMQLANHYIKNTKMDFGSIAILLGYKESSSFFRAYKKYYNQTPKSFEVKG, from the coding sequence ATGGCACAGGTTTCTTCTATTACATTTCACTATATACTCAAAGCACTAGAAAAAAGTACTTTGATTTCAATTGATGAAATGTTAAATCAAGTTAATTTATCAAAAAATGTTTTACTAAAAGAAGATATTAAAATAGATAGTTCAAAGTTATCTGATATTTTCAATTATTGTATGAAAAAAAGTGGTGATTATACTTTGTCTTTAAAAATAGGTAGTTCTATTACTTATCACTCTTTAGGAATTTTAGGCTATTTATTACTAAATGCCAAAAACCTAAAAGAAGTGATTGAAAAGTTTGATTATTACCAAAAAATTATTAGTGGATTTATAAAGTTTCATTTAATAAAAGATGAACAATATTATAAAATGCTTATATATATAAATGAAAATCCAATGATACCAGTACCAAATTTTCATGCTGAAGTTCACTTAAGTGCAATAATGGCAATTTTAAATCAAATAATTGGTTATAAAATTACTCCTGATTTAACAAGCTTTTCTATAGGTAGTTTGGAAAATATTGAAAAATATAAAGATATATTTGGTGAAAATATTATTTTTAATAAAAGTGAAAATGCAATTTTATTTAAAATGGATAAATTAAATATTGAAATAAATAATTCAAACCCAGTAATGCTAGAACATTTTGAATCACAAGCAAATAATATACTTGAAACTATGCAAATAAGTACTTGTTATTCAAAAGTAAAAAGGGAAATTTTAAAGAATATTGGAGAAAATGAAATAAGCATAGAACTTATAGCAAATAGACTACACGTTAGTATTAGAACACTACAATATAACTTAAAAGCTGAAAATAAAAAATTTAGAGATGCACTGTTAAGTGTTAAGATGCAATTAGCAAATCATTATATAAAAAATACAAAAATGGATTTTGGAAGTATCGCTATTTTATTAGGATATAAAGAGTCTAGCTCATTTTTTAGAGCTTATAAAAAGTATTATAATCAAACTCCTAAGAGTTTCGAAGTAAAGGGTTAG
- a CDS encoding acetate/propionate family kinase → MLVLVLNAGSSSLKYQLVDTKTGEAIASGLVERIGIDGILKHEVGVNKKLTFEIEMPTHKEAIELVLKTLTIYETKVIDSVDEIDAIGHRVVHGGEHFKSSVIITEKVIKQIEELIPLAPLHNPAHILGMRICQELIPGKPNVAVFDTAFHQTMPPENYLYAVPHEDYTKFKLRKYGFHGTSHSYVSKEAIKLLGNKKDTRIIVCHLGNGSSLCAVKDGKSLSTTMGLTPLEGLIMGTRCGDIDAGVIPYLMGKKNMDPHQIIDYLNKKSGILGLSGISSDLREVIKAANDGDKRAKVTITMLCNKIKRFICSYAGLMGGVDAICFTAGIGENSDLIRENACSDLDFMGIVLDKEKNKIRSKENREISAEDSNTRIFVIPTNEELVIAQDTYKLVKGN, encoded by the coding sequence ATGTTAGTACTTGTATTAAATGCGGGGAGTTCTTCTTTAAAATATCAACTAGTGGATACGAAAACAGGGGAAGCAATAGCTAGTGGATTGGTTGAAAGAATTGGAATTGATGGAATACTTAAACATGAAGTTGGTGTAAATAAGAAATTAACTTTTGAAATAGAGATGCCAACACATAAAGAAGCAATAGAACTTGTTTTAAAAACATTAACTATTTATGAAACAAAAGTTATTGATTCTGTTGATGAAATTGATGCTATTGGGCACAGAGTTGTTCATGGTGGGGAGCACTTTAAATCATCAGTAATAATCACAGAAAAAGTAATAAAACAAATTGAAGAGCTAATACCTTTAGCACCTTTACATAATCCTGCTCATATTTTAGGCATGAGAATTTGTCAAGAATTAATACCAGGAAAACCAAATGTTGCTGTATTTGATACAGCATTTCATCAAACAATGCCACCTGAAAACTATTTATATGCTGTTCCACATGAAGATTATACAAAATTTAAATTAAGAAAATATGGCTTTCATGGGACAAGTCACAGTTATGTTTCAAAAGAAGCAATAAAACTTTTAGGAAACAAAAAAGATACTAGAATTATTGTTTGTCATTTAGGAAATGGCTCTTCACTTTGTGCAGTTAAAGATGGAAAATCATTATCTACAACTATGGGATTAACTCCACTAGAAGGTTTAATTATGGGAACTAGATGTGGAGATATTGACGCTGGTGTTATTCCATATTTAATGGGAAAAAAGAATATGGATCCACATCAAATAATTGATTATCTAAATAAAAAATCTGGTATTTTAGGACTATCTGGTATCAGTTCTGATTTAAGAGAGGTAATAAAAGCTGCCAATGATGGAGATAAAAGAGCAAAAGTTACAATCACAATGTTATGTAATAAAATTAAAAGATTTATCTGTTCTTATGCAGGATTAATGGGTGGAGTTGATGCTATTTGTTTTACAGCTGGTATTGGTGAAAATTCAGATTTAATAAGAGAAAATGCCTGTTCTGATTTGGACTTTATGGGTATAGTACTAGATAAAGAAAAAAATAAAATTAGATCAAAAGAAAATAGAGAAATAAGTGCAGAAGATTCGAATACAAGAATATTTGTAATTCCTACAAATGAAGAACTAGTAATAGCACAAGATACATATAAGCTAGTAAAGGGTAACTAA
- a CDS encoding 3'-5' exonuclease — MFRNFFRNLQKKKLIKKEFEYLFDEEPKNEYVCLDCETTGLNPKKDEILSIGAVIIKENKVLMSKTFNIYVKPSDKISTQSILIHRIRPIDLENAIEPEEAIYELIKFIGSRVIVGYYIKFDMAIISKYTKKYIGIKLPNSSIEVSSMYYKTKKRRSDYEFVDLKFDTIMKELDIPLLGKHDALNDAIMTSMIFLKLKGLPAAKSTFYT; from the coding sequence ATGTTCAGAAACTTTTTTAGAAATCTGCAAAAGAAAAAACTCATAAAAAAAGAGTTTGAATATCTTTTTGATGAAGAACCAAAAAATGAATATGTTTGCTTAGATTGTGAAACCACAGGTCTAAATCCCAAAAAAGATGAAATTTTATCTATTGGTGCAGTTATTATTAAAGAAAATAAAGTGCTAATGAGCAAAACATTTAACATATATGTAAAACCATCTGATAAAATATCTACGCAATCAATTCTTATTCATAGAATAAGACCAATAGATTTAGAAAATGCAATTGAACCAGAAGAAGCTATTTATGAACTTATTAAATTCATAGGTTCTAGAGTTATTGTTGGATATTACATAAAATTTGATATGGCAATTATTTCAAAATACACAAAAAAATATATTGGAATAAAACTTCCAAACTCATCAATTGAAGTATCTTCTATGTATTATAAAACTAAAAAAAGAAGAAGTGACTATGAATTTGTTGATTTAAAATTTGACACAATAATGAAAGAACTAGATATACCACTATTAGGAAAACATGATGCTCTAAATGATGCAATAATGACTTCTATGATTTTTCTAAAACTAAAAGGCTTACCAGCTGCCAAATCAACATTTTATACTTAA
- a CDS encoding putative nucleotidyltransferase substrate binding domain-containing protein: protein MSLRDQESFLSNIHPFEVLNEEEMKLCIRNMDIAYYPKDTTILSPEKVSTHFFIIIKGTVHEITSEEQLVMDFHQEDSFDANSLIYGECKNNFIVKEDLICYELEKKTFLTLIENNAKFKEFFLNNLVSKLQNLKEKKYTSELSSFMIAKVSDTVTHEPCIVQSGTKLIDAIENSIKFNTSTIIVQKDGKYGIITDSLLKMKVLLEGRTLTIPVDDIAIFPLLTVNKDDYLFDAFSILIKKNIKRVGVVDNSGNMIGILEQIDVLSHFANHTYVVDSKIKKASNIKDLKQASIELINTITILNAKGVKVNHISNLIGQLNTKVYKKLYSLIMPKELLNSACLVVMGSEGRNEQIIKTDQDNALIIKDGVDVEQYRPYMEEITRTLIDFGYPPCEGNIMVSNPFWCKSFQAYTDETKKWIEAPDMQNYMDLAIFFDSFAVAGDKELLIKLKDDLFNKLHDKDVFMAYFAKATLAFDTPNIIANFMTKTHYIDIKKTGIFPIVQGVRSLALRERIRETTTVKRIKILERKKVLESSMANELLEAFDVLCTLRLKSQLLKLQENKKINNEIDTHSLGKIERDLLKDSFKIVIDFKKFITYTFRIDKIS from the coding sequence ATGAGTTTAAGAGACCAAGAATCTTTCTTATCAAATATTCATCCCTTTGAAGTTTTAAATGAAGAAGAAATGAAACTTTGTATTAGAAATATGGATATTGCCTATTATCCCAAAGATACAACGATATTAAGTCCTGAAAAAGTTTCGACTCATTTTTTTATCATAATAAAAGGTACTGTTCATGAAATTACAAGTGAAGAGCAATTGGTCATGGATTTTCATCAAGAAGATTCATTTGATGCAAATTCATTAATTTATGGTGAATGTAAAAACAATTTTATAGTGAAAGAAGATTTAATTTGTTATGAATTAGAAAAAAAGACTTTTCTTACTCTAATTGAAAATAATGCTAAGTTTAAAGAGTTTTTCTTAAATAATTTAGTAAGCAAATTACAAAATTTAAAAGAAAAAAAATATACTTCAGAACTATCATCTTTCATGATTGCTAAAGTATCTGATACAGTTACCCACGAACCTTGTATCGTGCAAAGTGGCACAAAACTAATTGATGCAATTGAAAATTCTATAAAATTTAATACTTCAACTATCATTGTTCAAAAAGATGGAAAGTATGGGATTATAACAGACTCATTATTAAAAATGAAAGTTCTATTAGAGGGACGAACATTGACAATTCCAGTAGATGATATTGCGATTTTCCCGCTTTTAACTGTAAATAAAGATGACTATTTATTCGATGCCTTTTCAATACTAATAAAGAAAAATATAAAAAGAGTTGGTGTTGTAGATAATAGTGGAAATATGATAGGCATTTTAGAACAAATTGATGTTTTATCACACTTTGCAAATCATACTTACGTAGTAGATTCAAAAATAAAAAAAGCCTCAAATATAAAAGATTTAAAACAAGCAAGTATTGAGTTAATCAATACAATTACAATTTTAAATGCAAAAGGTGTAAAAGTAAATCATATATCAAATTTAATTGGTCAATTAAATACAAAAGTTTATAAAAAACTATATAGTTTAATTATGCCAAAAGAGTTACTAAACAGTGCTTGTTTGGTTGTTATGGGTAGTGAAGGAAGAAATGAACAAATCATAAAAACTGACCAAGATAATGCTTTAATTATAAAAGATGGAGTTGATGTTGAGCAATATAGACCATATATGGAAGAGATAACAAGAACATTAATAGATTTTGGTTATCCACCTTGTGAAGGTAATATAATGGTTTCTAATCCATTTTGGTGTAAAAGTTTTCAAGCATACACAGATGAAACAAAAAAATGGATTGAAGCACCTGATATGCAAAATTATATGGATTTAGCAATATTTTTTGACTCTTTTGCAGTTGCAGGAGATAAAGAGTTATTAATCAAATTAAAAGATGATTTATTTAATAAACTACATGACAAAGATGTCTTTATGGCATACTTTGCAAAAGCAACTCTAGCCTTTGATACACCAAATATTATTGCAAATTTTATGACAAAAACTCACTATATTGATATAAAAAAAACAGGTATTTTTCCAATTGTACAAGGAGTAAGAAGTCTTGCACTAAGAGAAAGAATTAGAGAAACAACAACAGTAAAAAGAATCAAAATTTTAGAGAGAAAAAAAGTTTTAGAATCAAGTATGGCAAATGAGTTATTGGAAGCATTTGATGTACTTTGTACCTTAAGATTAAAATCACAACTTTTAAAACTTCAAGAAAATAAAAAAATAAATAATGAAATAGATACTCATTCTTTGGGAAAAATAGAAAGGGATTTATTAAAAGATAGTTTTAAAATTGTAATTGACTTCAAGAAATTCATTACATATACATTTAGAATAGATAAGATTTCATAA